A window from Methylocystis sp. MJC1 encodes these proteins:
- the hemC gene encoding hydroxymethylbilane synthase, with product MTTKSLRIGTRGSPLALAQTHMVRALLAEAHGVSEDHFPVKIIKTTGDQIQDRSLADSGGKGLFTKELDLALIGGSIDLAVHSSKDLPTHLPAEIVIAGYLLREDVRDAWIGRDGMTIDALPAGATVGTASLRRAAQVKRRRPDLQTTLLRGNVHTRLGKVESGEIDATLLALAGLKRLGLADRATALLPLEDFPPAVGQGAIGLTARAGDAETRAALAPLLDAATALALTAERAFLSALDGSCRTPIAGHATVSGDELSFYGEVLKADGSQVWIARRKGRAIDAAMIGADAGNEIVLKLPHGVAGLM from the coding sequence ATGACGACCAAGAGCCTTCGCATCGGCACGCGCGGCAGTCCGCTGGCGCTCGCGCAGACCCATATGGTTCGCGCCCTCCTCGCCGAGGCGCATGGCGTGAGCGAGGACCATTTTCCCGTCAAGATCATCAAGACGACCGGGGACCAGATTCAGGACCGGTCTCTCGCCGACTCCGGCGGCAAGGGACTCTTCACCAAGGAGCTCGATCTCGCGCTAATCGGCGGAAGCATCGACCTCGCCGTTCACAGCTCTAAGGACCTGCCCACGCATCTGCCGGCGGAGATCGTCATTGCCGGCTATTTGCTGCGCGAGGACGTGAGGGACGCCTGGATCGGCCGCGACGGCATGACGATCGACGCCCTGCCCGCCGGCGCGACTGTCGGCACCGCCTCGCTGCGCCGCGCCGCTCAGGTGAAGCGCCGCCGCCCCGATCTACAAACCACGCTGTTGCGCGGCAACGTCCATACCCGGCTCGGCAAGGTGGAAAGCGGCGAGATCGACGCCACGCTGCTGGCGCTCGCGGGGTTGAAGCGGCTCGGCCTCGCCGACCGCGCGACGGCCCTGCTGCCGCTCGAGGATTTTCCGCCCGCGGTCGGACAGGGCGCGATCGGCCTGACGGCGCGCGCCGGCGACGCCGAGACGCGCGCGGCGCTCGCCCCGCTGCTCGACGCGGCGACGGCCCTCGCGCTCACCGCCGAGCGCGCCTTCCTTTCCGCGCTCGACGGCTCTTGCCGCACCCCGATCGCCGGCCATGCGACCGTCTCGGGCGACGAACTCTCTTTTTATGGCGAGGTGCTGAAGGCGGACGGCAGCCAAGTCTGGATCGCGCGCCGCAAAGGCCGCGCGATCGACGCGGCGATGATTGGCGCCGACGCCGGCAATGAGATCGTGCTGAAGCTGCCACATGGCGTCGCGGGGCTGATGTGA
- a CDS encoding linear amide C-N hydrolase — MQRRGFLTGLLSLPFALTTEELRACSLAFVNDRKLAKIVVRSMDLPVALPERPKFVVFPRGQARTSQASVLPGVKGRIEGVGPNTIGWTSKYGSAAIVSFEGAASDGLNEMGLAAHMLVLDESRLEAPDKRPVLPDTHWAQYVLDNFATVNEVVDAHKEGKFRVAAAWASDLGLTQHLPTHLAVQDPWGDSAIIEYIDGRLVVHHGPEYRVMTNDPPYDQMIERVKQYAPFGGTKPLPGDETAEDRFVRLAAYSKYLPDPKSYREAVAGALSLLRIAQVPFRDPARAPDKSFWGACQTNWVTAADVTNKVYFVSSATAPSLFWLDFKSANFKPGAPVLSLDLHDPTIGGDARRFLRRWKAPA, encoded by the coding sequence ATGCAAAGACGCGGATTTCTGACCGGGCTCCTCTCCTTGCCTTTTGCGCTGACGACGGAGGAATTGCGCGCCTGCTCGCTGGCTTTCGTCAATGACCGCAAGCTCGCCAAGATCGTCGTTCGCTCGATGGATCTTCCGGTCGCCCTGCCGGAACGGCCAAAATTCGTCGTATTCCCGCGCGGCCAGGCCCGCACTTCGCAAGCGAGCGTTCTCCCCGGCGTCAAGGGCCGGATCGAAGGCGTCGGCCCGAACACGATCGGCTGGACGTCCAAATATGGCAGCGCCGCCATCGTCTCCTTCGAAGGCGCCGCCTCGGACGGCCTCAATGAAATGGGTCTGGCGGCGCATATGCTGGTGCTGGACGAAAGCCGCCTTGAAGCCCCGGACAAGCGCCCGGTTCTACCCGATACGCATTGGGCGCAATATGTTCTCGACAATTTCGCGACGGTGAACGAGGTCGTCGACGCGCATAAGGAAGGCAAGTTCCGCGTCGCCGCCGCATGGGCGAGCGACCTCGGCCTTACACAGCACCTGCCCACGCATCTCGCCGTGCAAGATCCGTGGGGCGACTCGGCGATCATCGAATATATCGATGGAAGGCTCGTCGTTCATCACGGCCCGGAATATCGCGTGATGACCAATGATCCGCCCTATGACCAGATGATCGAGCGCGTGAAGCAATATGCGCCTTTCGGCGGAACCAAGCCGCTGCCCGGCGACGAGACGGCGGAGGATCGTTTCGTCCGGCTCGCCGCTTATTCGAAGTATCTGCCCGATCCGAAGAGCTACCGAGAGGCGGTCGCCGGCGCGCTGTCGCTGCTGCGCATCGCGCAGGTTCCGTTCCGCGATCCCGCCCGCGCGCCGGACAAAAGTTTCTGGGGCGCCTGTCAAACAAATTGGGTCACCGCCGCCGACGTCACCAACAAGGTCTATTTCGTCAGCAGCGCGACGGCGCCGAGCCTGTTTTGGCTCGATTTCAAGAGCGCCAATTTCAAGCCAGGCGCGCCAGTGCTTTCTCTCGATCTGCACGATCCGACGATCGGCGGCGACGCGCGCCGCTTCCTGCGGCGGTGGAAAGCGCCGGCGTAA
- a CDS encoding MFS transporter, producing MVTAPKRPSSYRWFVLALATFAQTGGCFLVQGLGALGPALQAAFGLDAAQVGLTMSAAQTTPIVGLPIAGLLLDRFSERLIVGLGAAMVSAALFAAAQAESYLDILSWLVVASIGYCTVQPGGGKVVAAWFASDTRGLAMGIRQAGLPLGAALAALILPVVAARQGWRAAFDLGACAALTSGLLFAFLYRPPPDPLPARKRGENLWRERINEIAPRLPRIALPGAALVCVQFCVTVYLPLDLRDRFDIPVETGVKLLFAAQFAGAFARIILALWSDRSARGRFFPLAVSMGAIVLGLAAYLAAPGAPLWAVALLAVWLGFFGFGWYGPWIALVSEAAPKGAIGFMIGVAMAINQICVVLAPPAFGALRDATESYAWGWSALLAALALVLWKSWREEEL from the coding sequence TTGGTCACAGCCCCGAAACGCCCGTCGTCCTATCGCTGGTTCGTGCTGGCGCTGGCGACCTTCGCCCAGACCGGCGGCTGCTTTCTGGTGCAGGGGCTCGGCGCTCTGGGGCCGGCGTTGCAGGCGGCCTTCGGCCTCGATGCGGCGCAGGTGGGGCTCACCATGTCGGCCGCGCAGACGACGCCCATCGTGGGGCTCCCGATCGCCGGCCTGCTGCTGGATCGCTTCAGCGAAAGGCTGATCGTCGGGCTCGGCGCCGCGATGGTCTCCGCGGCGCTCTTCGCGGCCGCGCAAGCCGAGAGCTATCTCGACATCCTCTCCTGGCTCGTCGTCGCCAGCATCGGCTATTGCACCGTGCAACCGGGCGGCGGCAAAGTGGTGGCGGCGTGGTTTGCGTCCGATACGCGCGGCCTCGCCATGGGGATCCGTCAGGCGGGCCTGCCGCTCGGCGCGGCGCTCGCGGCGCTGATCCTGCCGGTTGTGGCTGCACGGCAGGGGTGGCGCGCCGCCTTCGATCTCGGTGCCTGCGCCGCGCTGACAAGCGGGTTGCTTTTCGCCTTCCTATACCGCCCTCCGCCGGACCCTTTGCCGGCGCGCAAGCGGGGCGAGAACCTTTGGCGGGAGCGCATCAATGAGATCGCGCCGCGCCTTCCCCGCATCGCTCTGCCGGGAGCGGCGCTGGTCTGCGTGCAATTCTGCGTGACCGTCTATTTGCCGCTCGATCTTCGCGACCGCTTCGACATTCCGGTGGAGACGGGCGTGAAGCTCTTATTCGCAGCGCAATTCGCCGGGGCCTTTGCGCGCATCATTCTCGCCCTCTGGAGCGACAGAAGTGCGCGCGGCCGTTTCTTTCCGCTCGCCGTGAGCATGGGCGCGATCGTCCTGGGTCTCGCCGCCTATTTGGCGGCGCCCGGTGCGCCTCTATGGGCGGTCGCTTTGCTCGCCGTCTGGCTGGGCTTCTTCGGCTTTGGCTGGTACGGGCCCTGGATCGCGCTGGTCAGCGAAGCCGCGCCCAAGGGCGCGATCGGCTTCATGATCGGCGTCGCCATGGCGATCAACCAGATCTGCGTCGTGCTCGCGCCGCCGGCCTTCGGCGCCTTGCGCGACGCGACGGAGTCTTATGCCTGGGGATGGAGCGCCTTGCTCGCGGCGCTGGCGCTGGTCCTTTGGAAAAGCTGGCGAGAGGAAGAGTTGTAG
- a CDS encoding alkaline phosphatase family protein codes for MRSIFKTLCLATTALCAAPALAGSAKTPIEHVIIVIGENHSFDNVFGTYTPTAGQKVDNLLSKGIVKADGAPGRYFDRAKQRIGSDGPFASTYLAETPSIGAYATLPQPYTTSAIGQTANILDGRFPADLPNGPFQITKYVPYLSFTGDPVHRFFQMWQDIDGGKNDKFVWVEETIGTGSNGAPYAGGFNPKQGALAMGFYNMNPYKDANGVQQPGDGSVFKALADSYAMSDNFHQAIMGGTGANFQAIVTGDAAFFTDPDKLDGSAATPWDNQIENPNPAQTSNNYYINDGYGGGSYVNCADAKQPGVAGIYELLREGGNVKNNCAPGHYYLVNNYNMYWNQTSAKTRTLGAKSYVLPPQTAPTIADVMTKASVSWKYYSADRGDDATNFPNDIDGVPLAYHSYCGICDPLTGYAQIMKNPTEEAKLQNYGAFLKDIGAGTLPAVSFVRPFEYLAGHPANSNNGLYEQFLTALIKRVQSNPDIWSKTAIFITYDEGGGYYDSGYVQPVDFFGDGTRIPFIVVSPYAKKGFVDHTYYDHVSMLKFIERNWSLPKISSRSRDNLPNPIVSEDNLYVPKNRPAIGDLMRLFTFANAERHEEDHEHGED; via the coding sequence ATGCGTTCGATATTCAAGACTCTGTGTCTGGCGACGACCGCGCTTTGCGCGGCTCCCGCCCTTGCCGGATCGGCCAAGACGCCGATCGAGCATGTCATCATCGTCATCGGCGAAAATCACTCTTTCGACAACGTCTTCGGAACCTACACGCCGACTGCCGGCCAGAAGGTCGACAATCTGCTCTCCAAGGGCATCGTCAAAGCCGACGGCGCGCCGGGCCGGTATTTCGATCGCGCCAAGCAGCGCATCGGCTCGGACGGCCCCTTCGCCTCGACCTATTTGGCCGAGACGCCTTCCATCGGCGCCTACGCTACACTGCCCCAGCCTTACACGACCTCCGCCATCGGCCAGACGGCGAACATCCTGGACGGCCGCTTCCCGGCTGATCTGCCGAACGGCCCGTTCCAGATCACGAAATACGTCCCCTATCTCTCCTTCACCGGCGATCCCGTCCATCGCTTCTTCCAGATGTGGCAAGACATCGACGGCGGCAAAAACGATAAGTTCGTCTGGGTCGAGGAGACCATCGGCACCGGCTCGAATGGCGCCCCCTATGCGGGCGGGTTCAATCCGAAGCAGGGCGCGCTCGCCATGGGCTTCTACAATATGAACCCCTATAAGGACGCCAATGGCGTTCAGCAGCCGGGCGACGGCTCTGTTTTCAAGGCGCTCGCCGACTCTTACGCGATGAGCGACAATTTCCATCAGGCCATCATGGGCGGCACGGGCGCCAACTTCCAGGCGATCGTGACCGGCGACGCGGCCTTCTTCACCGATCCCGACAAGCTCGACGGCTCGGCCGCGACGCCCTGGGACAATCAGATCGAAAACCCCAACCCGGCGCAAACGAGCAATAACTACTACATCAACGACGGCTACGGCGGCGGTTCCTACGTGAATTGCGCCGACGCCAAGCAGCCGGGCGTGGCCGGGATCTACGAACTGCTTCGCGAGGGCGGCAACGTCAAGAACAACTGCGCGCCCGGCCATTATTATCTGGTCAACAACTACAACATGTATTGGAACCAGACGAGCGCCAAGACCCGCACCCTCGGCGCGAAGAGCTATGTTCTGCCGCCGCAGACGGCTCCGACCATCGCCGATGTGATGACCAAGGCCAGCGTGTCCTGGAAATATTACAGCGCCGACCGCGGCGACGACGCCACGAACTTCCCCAATGACATCGACGGCGTTCCGCTCGCCTATCACTCCTATTGCGGCATCTGCGACCCCCTCACCGGCTATGCGCAGATCATGAAGAACCCGACCGAAGAGGCGAAGCTCCAGAACTACGGCGCCTTCCTCAAGGACATCGGCGCGGGAACCCTGCCGGCGGTCTCCTTCGTGCGGCCTTTCGAATATCTCGCTGGCCATCCGGCGAACTCCAACAACGGCCTCTATGAGCAGTTCCTGACCGCGCTCATCAAGCGCGTGCAGAGCAATCCGGACATCTGGTCGAAAACCGCGATCTTCATCACCTATGACGAGGGCGGCGGCTACTACGACTCCGGCTATGTGCAGCCTGTCGACTTCTTCGGCGACGGCACGCGCATTCCGTTCATCGTCGTGTCGCCCTACGCCAAGAAGGGCTTTGTCGATCACACCTATTATGATCACGTCTCGATGCTGAAATTCATCGAGCGCAACTGGAGCCTGCCGAAAATCTCTTCGCGCAGCCGCGACAATCTGCCGAACCCGATCGTCAGCGAAGACAATCTTTACGTTCCGAAGAACCGTCCGGCGATCGGCGATCTGATGCGTCTCTTCACCTTCGCCAACGCCGAGCGTCACGAGGAAGATCACGAGCACGGCGAAGACTAA
- the metG gene encoding methionine--tRNA ligase: MSERPTYMISTAIPYANGAPHIGHAYERVATDAFARFKRLDGYDVLFVTGMDEHGQKVQRTAEKEGVTPQQFVDGIAAQFARMGEALNARADDIVRTTQERHKEAVLEIWRRMEAKGDIYLSKYSGWYSVRDEAYYDESELTEREGKKYAPTGTPVEWVEEESWFFKLSAYAEKLLAHYEAYPDFITPEHYKNEIVAFVKRGLSDLSVSRTTFDWGIKIPPSPQTTANHVMYVWVDALTNYITATGWLTGGEKARYWPADAHVIGKDITRFHAIYWPAFLMSAEAPLPKQIVVHGFLFSRGEKMSKSLGNVVGPQELIDRYGVDQLRYFFLREVPFGNDGNYSHEAIVMRINADLANDLGNLAQRSLSMIAKNCDGAVPKKGAFTDADRDILDQAAGVLEKARAAMDAYQPHHALAEIFRVVAEANRYFAGEEPWAKKKTDPARMETILYVTAETLRRLVIPLQAFIPEAAGKFLDSLGVGPDERDFAHAGEGNTLQEGAPLPPPAPVFPRFVEEELS; encoded by the coding sequence ATGTCAGAGCGCCCCACCTATATGATCTCCACAGCCATTCCCTACGCGAATGGCGCGCCCCACATCGGCCACGCCTATGAGCGCGTCGCCACGGACGCCTTCGCGCGTTTCAAGCGGCTCGACGGCTACGACGTGCTCTTCGTCACCGGCATGGACGAGCACGGCCAAAAGGTGCAGCGCACCGCCGAGAAGGAAGGCGTGACGCCCCAGCAGTTCGTGGACGGCATCGCCGCGCAATTCGCCCGCATGGGCGAGGCGCTGAACGCGCGGGCCGACGACATCGTGCGAACGACGCAGGAGCGCCACAAGGAGGCCGTGCTTGAGATCTGGCGGCGCATGGAGGCCAAGGGCGACATCTATCTCTCGAAATATTCCGGCTGGTATTCCGTCCGCGACGAAGCCTATTACGACGAGAGCGAGCTCACCGAGCGCGAGGGCAAGAAATACGCGCCGACCGGCACGCCGGTCGAATGGGTCGAGGAGGAGAGCTGGTTCTTCAAGCTCTCGGCCTATGCCGAGAAGCTGCTGGCGCATTACGAGGCCTATCCCGACTTCATCACGCCCGAGCATTACAAGAACGAAATCGTCGCCTTTGTGAAGCGCGGGCTCTCCGACCTCTCGGTCTCGCGCACGACCTTCGACTGGGGCATCAAAATTCCGCCGAGCCCGCAGACGACCGCGAACCATGTCATGTATGTGTGGGTCGACGCCCTGACGAATTACATCACCGCGACCGGCTGGCTCACCGGCGGCGAGAAGGCGCGCTACTGGCCCGCCGACGCCCATGTCATCGGCAAGGACATCACGCGCTTCCACGCCATCTATTGGCCGGCCTTTCTGATGTCGGCCGAGGCGCCTTTGCCCAAGCAGATCGTGGTGCATGGCTTTCTGTTCTCGCGCGGCGAGAAGATGTCGAAATCGCTCGGCAATGTCGTCGGCCCGCAGGAGCTGATCGACCGCTATGGCGTCGACCAGCTACGCTATTTCTTCCTGCGCGAAGTGCCCTTCGGCAATGACGGCAATTATTCGCATGAAGCGATCGTCATGCGCATCAACGCCGATCTTGCCAATGATCTCGGCAATCTGGCGCAGCGCTCGCTCTCCATGATCGCCAAGAACTGCGACGGCGCGGTGCCGAAGAAGGGCGCCTTCACCGACGCGGACAGGGATATCCTCGACCAGGCGGCGGGCGTGCTGGAGAAGGCGCGCGCGGCGATGGACGCCTATCAGCCGCATCATGCGCTTGCGGAGATCTTCCGCGTGGTGGCGGAGGCCAACCGCTATTTCGCCGGCGAGGAGCCTTGGGCCAAAAAGAAGACCGACCCGGCGCGCATGGAGACGATCCTCTATGTGACGGCGGAGACGCTGCGCCGGCTGGTGATCCCGCTGCAGGCCTTTATTCCCGAGGCGGCGGGGAAGTTCCTCGATTCCTTGGGCGTTGGCCCGGACGAGCGCGACTTTGCGCATGCCGGGGAGGGCAACACGCTGCAGGAAGGCGCGCCGCTGCCGCCGCCGGCGCCGGTGTTTCCGAGGTTTGTGGAGGAAGAACTGTCCTAA
- a CDS encoding type II toxin-antitoxin system VapB family antitoxin, producing the protein MALYIKDEDVDLPAEKLQAAVGARTKAEAVRAALMHELERVQARQSFAERNAEAFALADKIGAPNPDFDAKAFMDRMWGE; encoded by the coding sequence ATGGCGCTTTACATCAAAGATGAAGACGTCGATTTGCCCGCGGAGAAGCTACAGGCAGCTGTTGGAGCCCGCACGAAGGCGGAAGCCGTGCGGGCCGCGCTTATGCACGAGCTCGAGCGCGTGCAGGCGCGTCAGTCCTTTGCAGAACGAAACGCCGAAGCCTTTGCTCTCGCGGATAAGATCGGCGCACCCAATCCGGACTTCGACGCCAAGGCGTTTATGGACCGGATGTGGGGGGAGTGA
- a CDS encoding class I SAM-dependent methyltransferase encodes MTSDPARFIGDIPRHYDRGLGPVIFEAYAEETARRAAIWGPRNALEIAAGTGIVTRKLRDALPADARLTATDLNAPMLEIAREKFRPGEEVGFDVADALVLPFADNAFDAVICQFGLMFFPNKDAAHREAARVLKPHGRYLTSVWDAPRYNPFSRIGLEVVERFFPDDPPKFLKTPFSCPEIDPTKEALIGAGFTNIVISVLPRVHEIADVAAFATGLVFGSPLIDQIRARGEVVPEAVVEALVERLSEEFGAPARMPMQAILFEGSRR; translated from the coding sequence ATGACCTCCGATCCCGCCCGCTTCATCGGCGACATCCCCCGCCATTACGACCGCGGCCTCGGCCCCGTGATCTTCGAGGCCTATGCCGAGGAGACGGCGCGGCGGGCGGCGATTTGGGGACCGCGAAACGCGCTGGAGATCGCCGCCGGCACGGGCATCGTCACCCGCAAGCTGCGCGACGCTTTGCCAGCGGACGCCCGGCTCACCGCGACCGACCTCAACGCCCCCATGCTGGAGATCGCGCGGGAGAAGTTCCGGCCGGGCGAAGAGGTGGGCTTCGACGTCGCGGACGCACTCGTCCTGCCTTTTGCAGACAACGCCTTCGACGCCGTTATCTGTCAGTTCGGCCTGATGTTCTTTCCCAACAAGGACGCCGCCCACCGCGAAGCGGCTCGCGTGCTGAAGCCCCATGGCCGCTATCTGACGAGCGTCTGGGACGCGCCGCGCTACAATCCCTTCTCGCGCATCGGCCTCGAAGTGGTCGAGCGCTTCTTCCCCGACGATCCGCCCAAATTCCTGAAGACGCCCTTCTCTTGCCCGGAGATCGATCCGACAAAGGAAGCGCTAATCGGAGCGGGCTTCACAAATATCGTCATCTCCGTGCTGCCGCGCGTGCATGAGATCGCGGATGTCGCGGCCTTTGCAACCGGCCTTGTCTTCGGCAGCCCGCTCATCGACCAGATCCGCGCGCGGGGCGAGGTCGTGCCAGAGGCGGTCGTCGAGGCTTTGGTGGAGAGGCTCAGCGAGGAATTCGGCGCGCCGGCGCGAATGCCCATGCAAGCCATTCTGTTCGAGGGGTCGCGACGGTGA
- a CDS encoding TatD family hydrolase — MLIDTHCHLDFPDFAPEQAEIVARAKARGVGRMITISTHLSRFDRVKAVADAYPDVFCTVGTHPHHSHEEAEPTVEEIVTLAQHPKCVGLGEAGLDYHYDRAPRELSQRVFRTHIAAARETGLPLVIHTRDADEDCAAILSEEMGKGAFPALLHCFTSSRALAETAVELGLYISFSGVVTFKNSAELRETVKVVPLERMLVETDAPFLAPVPHRGKRNEPAFVVDTARLLAEIKGVSEDELARVTTANALRLFSKMPPLEAAA, encoded by the coding sequence ATGCTCATCGACACCCATTGCCACCTTGATTTCCCTGATTTTGCGCCGGAGCAGGCGGAGATCGTCGCGCGCGCAAAGGCGCGGGGCGTCGGTCGGATGATCACCATTTCCACGCATCTCTCTCGTTTCGACCGCGTCAAAGCGGTCGCCGACGCCTATCCGGACGTCTTCTGCACGGTCGGCACGCATCCGCATCATTCTCACGAAGAAGCCGAGCCGACTGTCGAGGAAATCGTCACGCTCGCCCAGCATCCAAAATGCGTCGGGCTCGGCGAGGCGGGGCTCGACTACCACTACGACCGCGCGCCGCGCGAGCTCTCGCAACGGGTCTTCCGCACCCATATCGCCGCCGCGCGCGAGACCGGCCTGCCGCTTGTCATCCATACGCGCGACGCCGATGAAGACTGCGCCGCGATCCTGAGCGAGGAAATGGGGAAGGGGGCTTTTCCCGCCCTGCTCCATTGCTTCACCTCGAGCCGCGCATTGGCGGAAACAGCAGTCGAACTCGGCCTTTACATCTCCTTTTCCGGCGTCGTTACCTTCAAGAATTCGGCCGAGCTGCGCGAGACGGTGAAAGTCGTGCCCCTGGAGCGGATGCTGGTCGAGACCGACGCGCCCTTCCTTGCGCCCGTGCCGCACCGGGGCAAGCGCAACGAGCCGGCCTTTGTCGTCGACACGGCGCGCTTGCTTGCCGAAATCAAGGGCGTCTCGGAAGACGAGCTTGCCCGCGTGACGACGGCAAACGCCCTGCGGCTCTTCTCCAAAATGCCGCCGCTCGAGGCCGCTGCGTGA
- a CDS encoding MBL fold metallo-hydrolase, translating to MTLTVTILGCSSSGGVPRVGQGWGKCNPDNPKNRRRRCSILVSRGDHDAARTQILVDTGPDLREQLIDAEVRRIDAVLYTHPHADHTHGIDDVRGLVILNGRRIPAYMDERTSSDICEKFGYIFTTPPGSLYPPLMTEHRLHPGRSVTIEGPGGPIEATPFRLDHGDMDALGFRFGNLAYTPDLNAIPPESARFLEGLDLWIIDALRWQRHGTHLSVEQALAYIDLYRPKRAVLTDLHVDLDYDTLAAMLPANVEPAYDGLRIEV from the coding sequence GTGACGCTCACGGTGACGATCCTCGGTTGCTCGTCCTCCGGCGGCGTGCCGCGCGTCGGGCAGGGCTGGGGCAAATGCAACCCGGACAATCCCAAGAACCGACGCCGCCGCTGCTCGATCCTGGTCTCGCGCGGCGACCACGATGCGGCAAGAACCCAGATCCTCGTGGACACGGGTCCCGATTTGCGGGAGCAGCTCATCGACGCGGAGGTCAGGCGGATCGACGCCGTGCTCTATACGCATCCGCACGCCGACCATACTCATGGGATCGACGACGTGCGCGGGCTCGTCATTCTGAACGGCAGGCGCATTCCGGCCTATATGGACGAACGGACATCCAGCGATATCTGCGAGAAATTCGGCTATATCTTCACCACGCCGCCTGGAAGCCTGTATCCGCCGCTGATGACGGAGCATCGGCTGCATCCGGGCCGATCCGTGACAATCGAGGGGCCCGGTGGGCCGATCGAAGCGACCCCATTCCGGCTTGATCACGGTGATATGGACGCGCTGGGCTTCCGTTTTGGGAATCTTGCCTACACGCCCGACCTGAACGCCATTCCGCCGGAAAGCGCGCGCTTTCTCGAAGGCCTCGATCTCTGGATCATCGACGCGCTACGCTGGCAGCGCCACGGCACGCATCTCTCGGTCGAACAGGCGCTGGCCTATATCGATCTCTATCGTCCGAAGCGCGCCGTGCTGACCGACCTCCATGTCGATCTCGATTATGATACGCTGGCGGCCATGCTGCCAGCCAATGTCGAGCCGGCCTATGACGGGCTGCGGATCGAGGTTTAG
- a CDS encoding alpha/beta fold hydrolase has translation MKAERRAFLVGSSHAILFGSALASAAAQSVAADDSMAPPLPRGGTSHFAQLNGVKLHYVSVGSGPTVILLHGWPQTWFAWRGTMERLSSRFRCVALDLRGLGLSERTPAGYDKQTIAADVAALIDHVADGRAHVVGHDMGGKAAFVLAHLQPRKVEKLVLVDCLVPGTENMDARRGGAWHYGFHMAPEIPETLTRGREREYIAAQIRAWSHRKDAVTEAAISEFARHYASAGGMTAGFAYYRALRDDAARVESFGGRKLEMPVLAIAGRYGVGTKLADALGPRAPNLTAVIAEDSGHFVAEEAPDFFCAQIERFLAA, from the coding sequence ATGAAAGCAGAACGCCGCGCCTTCCTCGTCGGAAGCTCCCACGCCATCTTGTTCGGATCGGCGCTCGCCTCCGCCGCCGCCCAATCCGTCGCCGCAGACGATTCGATGGCGCCTCCACTGCCGCGCGGCGGAACCAGCCACTTTGCGCAGCTCAACGGCGTCAAGCTGCATTACGTGAGCGTCGGGTCGGGTCCTACCGTGATCCTGCTCCATGGCTGGCCGCAGACATGGTTCGCCTGGCGAGGAACCATGGAGCGGCTTTCCTCCCGTTTCAGATGCGTCGCGCTCGACCTCAGAGGACTCGGACTGTCAGAGAGAACGCCGGCCGGCTATGACAAGCAGACAATCGCCGCCGACGTCGCAGCGTTGATCGACCATGTGGCCGACGGCCGCGCCCATGTGGTTGGACACGATATGGGTGGCAAAGCGGCCTTCGTTCTTGCCCATCTGCAGCCGAGGAAAGTCGAAAAGCTGGTTCTTGTCGATTGCCTCGTCCCAGGGACTGAGAACATGGACGCCCGGCGCGGCGGGGCCTGGCACTATGGCTTCCATATGGCTCCCGAGATCCCGGAAACGCTGACGCGCGGGCGGGAGCGAGAATATATCGCCGCCCAAATTCGCGCCTGGTCTCACAGGAAGGACGCCGTCACGGAAGCGGCGATTTCGGAGTTCGCGCGGCATTACGCATCTGCTGGCGGCATGACGGCCGGCTTCGCTTATTATCGCGCTCTACGTGACGACGCGGCGCGGGTCGAGTCTTTTGGAGGCCGCAAGCTGGAAATGCCCGTTCTGGCGATCGCTGGTCGCTATGGCGTTGGGACCAAGCTCGCGGATGCGTTGGGTCCGCGTGCGCCTAATTTGACGGCCGTGATCGCCGAGGACAGCGGGCACTTCGTCGCCGAAGAGGCGCCGGACTTTTTCTGTGCGCAAATAGAGCGGTTCCTCGCTGCATAA